A single Vespula vulgaris chromosome 3, iyVesVulg1.1, whole genome shotgun sequence DNA region contains:
- the LOC127062125 gene encoding MATH and LRR domain-containing protein PFE0570w-like has protein sequence MPRFIGHYIGISFQTELLVMTLLGLLNSTLEWHPFDWSQQIEKIWNLSLTQQYFFFSTDFEYWIKTILTWIVITRKIAAYVYTFLYMINFYPILTWSRPNLLLPWLILSFFQNLILKSIVITIFIWLWGRERFSSFRMIEFVLVELLSLTNSAYVWYAIACSYIELKKIERIRKIRKALQAKYSIAYNLFSDRSSMELSSKDSAYGLYSERRYMSLPNLNDAFYRSIFNDFNESRTSRSLTTLTTISSFESDDTEEVISQIIHNNNLIPVEKCMKLLGLTDVDIINARARVRKRILESAIINKIQEECAKKKEIGKNDVRKDSRMRDPSIIDYLMAKTDMPIFRKNDNRVEKFRDMKRKGDAISKRTEASKDQKINEKIEDVSVEVKKELIDEEVELAQTKESITAFVLDRIDENEETKLEFIKKKKKKKACPLTREKVECRPCFPLVGDRQLMECPFKEQIILSNSIYPCLLNKRNKCLNEVYCTSNREIDVLINDNKIPEENIISLDDIDIRKLPENDATIIDQEEDTKINFSRSQMTNAKDFTHRELENNSILSCPPFYQKYNITNFYGNELLFDEFLDPQLRFNEKFVENTNDIYKDMLFKPSDSKNLFDRGKMMIWNNKNAELLFKIPKQIACYTGVEYKSVNNPKISNKTEFIEGKLQNFDRELITKHRYTSVEPKGEYKSNDPFNIYESIWSNLNVNSNTNSRNRISTQTTESLDDYIYDNKRSNKNNDHNVDTNYMDNESSKFVTNINLNRLLDTKNLIKNDESYEDNLEIGPCYCKNWSIFAMSQVADSSKCENSSFLEKPSAYLKEIQNESLHRLTNIKNKIVKNSFDSCKHPEYFDQSRRNISLKKKRKRMTSSKERELLEMKALRAYNEITLMEDKREMEKKKQQKTNMLYSFIDNTRSWSAQVMSCSKVKNNYRQIQRRHEIDSYEFNKHQNHFDSYNEIEIHNTTDSFFEYSSKINNEELIKEKENFYFLENESSSSQLPDIQNKDAAIMLNLLNRHGSDWFKQELRRILAIRDSQVYMKHSKSNQDTMKLNLSLRNSQKVIDSLELDRNIGKEDISIPFGLPSSYQYLSTTSDFGSNQNFKTSNLTESIISEKDMPPMSSGLKDFIEYTENKRVIEEEGKEERKMIDTPKESEIEEIEKFKIDMLNVDKDNSSLSLTNSISFSSLTKSENVVEPIDDRNHPPVRRRNMSLHMMDIARNIHWSLRPRGILLTNKNLQGMNFESSDLCGNQQRDIVDDVTASLVHAAFSHKPEIIIRTFPRDSRSINDEQSTSFFENFYNIYRLPSTVDEFVLRSNNEMDIFLGDALTLPNVQEVEDEVNDLEDILQSSCDSMEIDRNFDLCILVMEDEDLSLDSRSTSTDSLPINEVVQYDSEITIALSETKTMDNVDPEINSLGCETFKDTDQLSLEMIIAFFSFLLAFYIEILGSYFFMSDLHNSIYAYRPYELHSDTLKNDFSDEFLSEKSDMVASSNSVNITEFVVEPKNQERTDVIIDEVEEDDQASIKSANLQVSSIRDSFDTMYTKTTVESENAISFEENSSMEDFS, from the exons ATGCCAAGATTCATTGGACATTACATAGGAATATCCTTTCAGACTGAATTATTAGTAATGACTCTATTAGGTTTG CTCAACAGCACATTGGAATGGCATCCTTTCGACTGGTCTCAACAAATTGAAAAGATTTGGAATCTGTCATTGACTCAacagtatttctttttctctacagATTTTGAGTATTGGATAAAGACAA TCCTAACATGGATCGTTATCACAAGGAAGATAGCCGCTTATGTTTACACATTTTTATACATGATCAATTTCTATCCAATTTTAACATGGAGTCGACCAAATTTACTTCTGCCGTGGCTGATCCTGAGTTTCTTTCAAAATCTCATActaaaatcgatcgttattacGATATTCATATGGCTATGGGGtagagaaagattttcttcatttcgaaTGATCGAATTTGTTCTCGTTGAACTTCTTTCATTAA CCAACTCTGCATACGTATGGTATGCAATCGCATGTTCTTATATAgagttgaaaaaaatagaaaggattagaaagataagaaaagctTTGCAAGCAAAATATTCCATTGCATACAATCTCTTCTCGGATCGTAGTAGCATGGAATTATCTAGCAAGGACTCAGCATATGGTTTGTACTCGGAAAGACGTTATATGAGTTTACCTAATCTGAACGATgctttttatcgttcgattttcaacgattttaaTGAAAGTAGAACATCTAGATCGTTGACAACTTTAACGACTATCAGCAGCTTTGAATCCGATGACACGGAAGAAGTCATTTCTCagataattcataataataatttgataccTGTTGAGAAATGTATGAAGCTTTTGGGCTTAACTGATGTTGATATAATCAACGCACGTGCTAGAGTTCGCAAAAGGATTTTAGAGAGtgctataattaataagatcCAAGAAGAATGtgcaaagaagaaggagataggAAAAAACGATGTGAGAAAAGATAGCAGGATGAGAGATCCATCTATCATTGATTACTTGATGGCAAAAACTGACATGCctatatttcgtaaaaatgataatcgCGTTGAGAAGTTCAGAGATATGAAACGAAAAGGTGATGCAATTTCAAAACGAACTGAAGCTTCTAAAGACCAGAAGATTAATGAGAAGATCGAAGATGTTTCAgtcgaagtaaaaaaagaactgaTCGATGAAGAAGTAGAATTGGCACAAACTAAGGAATCCATAACAGCTTTTGTGCTAGATCGTatcgatgaaaatgaagaaacaaagttagaatttattaagaagaaaaaaaagaaaaaagcatgtccattaacgagagagaaagtagagtGTAGACCATGCTTTCCTCTCGTAGGGGACAGACAATTGATGGAATGTCCTTTCAAGGAGCAAATTATCCTTTCTAATTCTATTTATCCTTgccttttaaataaaagaaataaatgtttaaatgaAGTTTATTGTACATCTAATCGCGAAATTGATGTtctaataaatgataataaaattccaGAGGAGAATATTATTTCCTTGGATGACATAGACATCAGAAAATTACCCGAAAATGATGCAACGATTATTGATCAAGAAGAAGATacaaagattaatttttcacGAAGCCAAATGACTAATGCAAAAGATTTCACTCATAGAGAAttggaaaataattctatcttAA GTTGTCCACCGttctatcaaaaatataatataactaatTTCTATGGCAATGAATTGCTATTCGATGAATTTTTGGATCCTCAATTAcgatttaacgaaaaatttgttgaaaatacGAACGATATATACAAAGATATGTTGTTTAAACCTTCGGattcgaagaatttatttgatCGAGGAAAAATGATGatatggaataataaaaacgcagaattattatttaaaataccaAAACAAATTGCGTGTTACACTGGTGTGGAATACAAATCTGTAAATAATCCTAAGATTTCTAACAAGACAGAATTTATCGAAGGCAAATTGCAGAATTTCGATCGAGAGTTAATTACAAAACATag ATACACGAGTGTCGAACCAAAAGGAGAATACAAAAGTAATGATCCATTTAACATTTATGAAAGTATCTGGAGTAACTTAAATGTAAATAGTAATACTAATAGCCGCAATAGAATTAGTACTCAAACTACAGAAAGTTTGGacgattatatatacgataataaaaggagtaataaaaataatgatcacAATGTAGATACCAATTATATGGACAACGAATCTTCAAAGTTTGtgacaaatattaatttaaatcgattattagataccaagaatttaattaaaaacgacGAAAGCTACGAAGATAATTTAGAAATTGGACCATGTTATTGTAAAAATTGGAGTATCTTTGCCATGTCACAGGTAGCAGATTCTTCAAAATGCGAAAATTCGAGTTTTTTAGAAAAACCATCTGCATATcttaaagaaattcaaaatgaaTCACTTCATAGATtaacgaatattaaaaataagatcgtCAAGAATTCGTTCGATAGTTGTAAACATCCCGAATACTTTGATCAATCGAGACGTAACATAtcattgaagaagaaaaggaaacgtatGACATCttctaaagaaagagaactttTAGAAATGAAAGCTTTGAGAGCTTATAACGAGATCACTTTGATGGAAGACAAAcgagagatggaaaaaaagaaacaacagaaAACTAATATGCTATATTCCTTCATAGATAATACGAGATCTTGGTCGGCACAAGTAATGTCTTGTTCTAAAGTGAAAAACAATTACAGACAAATACAAAGAAGACACGAGATTGATTcatatgaatttaataaacatCAAAATCACTTTGATTCATACAACGAAATTGAAATACACAACACAACTGattctttcttcgaatattCTAGTAAAATCAATAACGAAGAATTAataaaggagaaggaaaatttttattttcttgaaaacgAATCATCGTCTTCTCAATTACccgatatacaaaataaagatGCTGCAATCATGTTGAATCTTTTGAATCGTCATGGTAGTGATTGGTTCAAGCAAGAGTTGAGAAGAATTCTGGCAATAAGGGATAGTCAGGTGTATATGAAACATAGCAAATCTAATCAAGATACTATGAAACTGAATCTTTCTTTAAGAAACAGTCAAAAGGTAATTGATAGCCTTGAACTTGATAGAAATATTGGGAAAGAAGACATAAGTATTCCCTTTGGATTACCTTCgtcttatcaatatttatcaaCCACTTCGGATTTCGGTTCAAATCAAAATTTTAAGACTTCTAATTTGACGGAATCTATTATTTCTGAAAAAGATATGCCTCCTATGTCGTCCGGTTTAAAAGATTTCATTGAATatacagaaaataaaagagtaattgaagaagaaggaaaagaagaaagaaaaatgatagataCACCAAAAGAATCTGAAATTGAAGAGATCGAGAAATTTAAGATCGACATGTTAAATGTTGATAAAGATAATTCATCTCTTTCCTTGACAAATTCCATCTCATTTTCATCTCTTACAAAAAGTGAAAATGTAGTCGAACCGATCGATGATCGAAATCATCCTCCAGTTAGACGTAGAAATATGTCTCTACACATGATGGACATCGCAAGAAACATCCATTGGAGTTTACGTCCTCGTGGTATTCTAttaactaataaaaatttacaaggAATGAATTTCGAATCGTCCGATCTTTGTGGTAACCAGCAGAGAGATATCGTCGATGACGTCACAGCCAGTCTGGTCCATGCTGCTTTCTCTCATAAACCTGAGATTATCATTCGAACATTTCCACGTGATTCACGATCTATCAATGACGAACAATCCACGtcctttttcgaaaatttttataatatttatcgtttgCCATCGACCGTCGACGAATTTGTTCTTCGTTCTAATAATGAAATGGATATTTTTCTTGGAGACGCATTGACGCTTCCAAACGTTCAAGAAGTCGAAGACGAAGTTAATGATCTCGAAGATATTCTACAAAGTTCATGTGATTCTATGGAAATTGATAGGAACTTTGATCTTTGTATTTTGGTGATGGAAGATGAGGACTTGTCTTTAGATTCAAGATCGACTTCAACCGATAGTCTTCCTATAAACGAAGTTGTTCAATATGACAGTGAAATTACTATTGCATTGAGTGAAACAAAGACAATGGATAACGTTGATCCAGAAATAAATTCCCTTGGCTGTGAGACGTTCAAAGATACCGATCAACTTTCCTTGGAAATGATAATAGCTTTCTTCAGTTTTCTCTTAGCTTTTTACATAGAAATTCTGGGATCATACTTCTTTATGTCGGATTTACATAATTCTATATATGCTTACAGACCGTACGAACTGCATTCGGATACGCttaaaaacgatttttctGACGAATTTTTATCTGAAAAATCTGACATGGTTGCTTCCTCAAATTCGGTAAATATAACAGAGTTTGTCGTTGAACCTAAAAACCAAGAAAGAACCGATGTGATCATCGATGAAGTTGAAGAGGATGATCAAGCTTCGATAAAAAGTGCAAATTTGCAAGTTTCAAGTATAAGAGATAGTTTTGATACGATGTATACTAAAACTACTGTTGAATCTGAAAACGCAAtatctttcgaagaaaacaGTTCGATGGAAgatttttcttga
- the LOC127062110 gene encoding protein yellow-like, protein MQSNNYFYSSPNYFFDYKKPFTWTNHVVHYQQHELANRKIEERNENRMANVMPWLLSMSLLGFQQFAAHPGIAPISRELEAPIFPLRDSSAGNPVSHEKLSTPTSCDSYGNSLENKLAGTTERNNILYGSTPITAGRFFQSNNRDYARNIGDVFKNNAHSINQLEFHGFNYDLNHEPVEDEYVGPAMSLVYAWSTVDFEFNNIEERDQAIFDGDYIAENNLPLGLEIHQNRVFITLPKWKEGIPVTLATVPRYSKTKSPKLKPYPDWDWNMSGKCDDLTSVFRIQVDECDRLWVLDSGVTNIARKPTQSCPPALYIFDLRTDKLIKKYTLPQEQVKQDSLFTNIVVDIRDGDCGGAIAYLSDVWRFGLIVYDFYKDSSFRFEHHLFFPDPLAAKYELHGIKFQWTDGIFGIALSPIDIHDDRTLFFHPMSSFREFAVSTSVLRDKRMVDHNTDKFIPIGRPRAKDYGHSSGSVVDRNGVMFFNMVTRDSVWCWDTRKEYIPENLGVIGTSNISLVFPNDIKVDHEEEQSVWMISNRLPMYLYENLDSSKINFRIFKAHVKDAVKDTICDPDHVVPDYGQGYDETC, encoded by the exons ATGCAATCCAACAACTATTTTTATAGCTCTCccaattatttctttgactACAAGAAACCATTCACGTGGACTAATCATGTGGTACATTACCAGCAACATGAACTCGCAaatcgaaagatcgaagaaCGTAACGAAAACc gtATGGCCAACGTAATGCCATGGCTTCTCTCGATGTCTCTTCTTGGTTTCCAACAATTCGCAGCTCATCCTGGCATTGCACCGATTTCGCGAGAACTTGAAGCACCGATTTTTCCTCTTCGTGACTCG TCAGCAGGTAATCCGGTATCGCACGAAAAATTATCAACTCCAACTTCGTGCGACTCTTATGGGAATtcgttggaaaataaattagcAGGGACAactgaaagaaataatattctttatggCTCGACACCGATTACGGCAGGTCGATTTTTCCAATCAAATAATCGTGATTACGCGAGAAACATAGGCGATGTCTTTAAGAACAATGCCCATTCGATAAATCAACTTGAATTTCATGGATTTAATTATGATCTCAATCACGAGCCAGTTGAAGACGAGTATGTTGGACCAGCGATGAGTTTG GTTTACGCTTGGTCGACCGTAGACTTTGAGTTCAATAATATCGAAGAACGAGATCAAGCTATATTCGATGGTGATTACATAgctgaaaataatttaccaTTAGGATTAGAAATACATCAAAACAGAGTCTTCATTACTCTTCCAAAATGGAAAGAAGGAATACCAGTGACGCTGGCAACTGTTCCAAGATATTCCAAAACAAAGAGTCCAAAATTGAAGCCATATCCTGATTGGGATTGGAATATGTCTG GTAAATGCGATGATCTTACATCAGTGTTTAGAATACAAGTAGACGAATGTGATCGTCTTTGGGTTTTGGATTCTGGAGTGACAAATATCGCGAGAAAACCGACGCAAAGTTGTCCACCAGCACTCTACATATTCGATCTTCGAACTGATAAATTGATTAAGAAATATACTTTACCGCAGGAGCAAGTGAAACAAGATTCTTTGTTTACGAATATAGTAGTTGATATAAGAGATGGAGATTGCGGTGGCGCAATAGCATATCTTTCAGACGTCTGGAGATTCGGTTTAATCGTTTATGACTTTTACAAGGATTCATCCTTCAGATTCGAACatcatttattctttcctGATCCTTTGGCTGCGAAGTACGAACTCCATGGTATAAAATTCCAATGGACTGACGGAATCTTTGGCATTGCATTAAGTCCTATCGATATTCACGACGATAGGACTCTGTTTTTTCATCCCATGTCGAGTTTCAGAGAGTTTGCAGTCTCCACGTCTGTCCTTCGAGACAAGAGAATGGTCGATCATAATACCGATAAATTTATACCGATTGGAAGACCAAGAGCCAAGGATTATGGTCATTCGTCTGGTTCCGTTGTCGACAGAAACGGTGTAATGTTCTTCAACATGGTCACTCGGGACTCTGTATGGTGTTGGGATACGAGAAAGGAATATATACCCGAGAATTTAGGTGTAATAGGTACCAGTAACATCTCGTTGGTCTTTCCTAACGACATTAAAGTCGATCATGAAGAAGAGCAAAGCGTTTGGATGATCTCCAATAGGTTACCGATGTatctttatgaaaatttaGATAGCAGCAAGATCAATTTTAGAATCTTCAAGGCACACGTTAAGGATGCTGTTAAAGACACTATTTGTGATCCTGATCACGTGGTGCCTGATTATGGTCAGGGTTATGATGAAACTTGTTGA